The following are from one region of the Anabas testudineus chromosome 2, fAnaTes1.2, whole genome shotgun sequence genome:
- the u2surp gene encoding U2 snRNP-associated SURP motif-containing protein isoform X3, with translation MLPCFLRLKTRRSLRRNLLSLIHRMIEFVVREGPMFEAMIMNREINNPMYRFLFENQSPAHVYYRWKLYSILQGEAPGKWRTDDFRMFKNGSLWRPPPLNPYLHGPYDDGEEEEEEEEASKKGSLKEEERDKLEEMLRGLTPRRGDIAEAMLFCLSHAEAAEEIVECITESLSILKTPLPKKIARLYLVSDVLYNSSAKVANASYYRKYFETKLCQIFSDLNATYKTIQGHLQCENFKQRVMSCFRAWEDWAVYPDPFLIKLQNIFLGLVNLSAEKEPPSIVEPEPPEDIDGAPIGDYVDGTPLEDVDGVPIDAGPIDGAPIDGAPLDDLDGVPIKPMEEDIDGIPLDPSKEVTFKVAPSKWEAVDESELEAQAVTTSKWEMFEQPEEPKKNEEDSDDDDRSPCSEDIQSYSNPIREDSDIKSKMSEMNEEKRSKLREIEVKVMKFQDELESGKRPKKPGQSIQEQVEHYRDKLLQKEKEKEKLEREKEKEKAETRLKELKKEKEKDDTPTRKERKRRHSGSPSPTRSSSRRGRSSSPRSERSERSDRSYSKDTSSRSSHKDSPRSSNKKSSKRSPSSPRTPKRSRRSRSRTPKKSTKKSRSKSRSPHRSHKKSKKSKH, from the exons GAATTTGCTCTCTCTCATCCACCGAATGATCGAGTTTGTGGTGCGTGAAGGACCAATGTTTGAAGCCATGATCATGAACAGAGAAATCAACAATCCTATGTACAG GTTTCTATTTGAGAACCAGAGCCCGGCACATGTATACTATCGGTGGAAGCTCTACTCCATACTACAg GGTGAAGCACCAGGCAAATGGCGAACAGACGATTTTAGGATGTTTAAAAATGGTTCTTTGTGGCGTCCGCCTCCTCTTAATCCATACCTCCATGGTCCTTATGATGatggggaagaagaggaagaagaggaggaagccaGCAAGAAAGGCTCCTTGAAAGAAGA GGAGCGGGACAAACTGGAGGAGATGCTGCGTGGTTTGACTCCAAGGAGGGGAGACATTGCAGAGGCCATGTTGTTTTGTCTTAGCCACGCTGAAGCTGCTGAAGAGATTGTAGAGTGCATCACAGAGTCCCTCTCCATCCTCAAGACCCCTCTACCCAAGAAG ATTGCACGGTTGTATTTAGTGTCTGATGTGCTGTACAACTCTTCTGCCAAAGTAGCAAATGCGTCTTACTACAGAAAATA TTTTGAGACAAAACTCTGCCAGATTTTCTCAGACCTCAATGCGACATACAAAACAATACAGGGCCACCTTCAGTGTGAGAACTTTAAG CAACGAGTAATGTCCTGTTTCCGGGCATGGGAGGATTGGGCTGTATATCCAGACCCCTTCCTTATCAAGCTGCAGAACATATTCCTGGGTCTGGTTAATCTCTCTGCCGAGAAGGAGCCTCCAAGCATTGTGGAg CCTGAGCCACCAGAAGACATAGACGGAGCACCAATCGGGGACTATGTCGATGGCACTCCACTGGAGGATGTGGATGGGGTGCCAATTGATGCAGGGCCCATTGATGGGGCTCCTATTGACGGAGCCCCCCTCGATGACCTTGACGGTGTTCCTATCAAGCCCATGGAAGAAGACATAGATGGAATACCTT tggATCCATCCAAGGAGGTAACCTTCAAGGTAGCACCCTCAAAATGGGAAGCGGTGGATGAGTCTGAGTTAGAAGCTCAAG CTGTGACAACCTCAAAATGGGAGATGTTTGAGCAACCAGAAGAACCGAAAAA GAATGAGGaggacagtgatgatgatgataggaGCCCTTGCTCGGAGGACATTCAGAGCTACTCCAATCCCATTAGAGAGGACTCAGATATTAAGTCCAAGATGTCAGAAATGAATGAGGAGAAACGCTCCAAGCTCAGAGAGATAGAG GTTAAGGTCATGAAGTTCCAGGATGAGCTGGAGTCTGGTAAAAGGCCAAAGAAGCCTGGCCAGAGTATCCAGGAGCAGGTGGAGCACTACAGGGATAAACTACTACAAAAG gaaaaagaaaaggagaaacttgagcgggagaaagagaaggagaaagccGAGACACGCTTGAAGGAgttgaagaaggaaaaagagaaggatgACACACCAACAAGGAAAGAGAG GAAGCGGCGTCACAGTGGGTCCCCCAGCCCAACACGAAGTAGCAGCAGACGAGGCCGATCATCCTCTCCCCGTTCAGAGCGCTCAGAACGTTCCGATCGATCATACTCCAAAGACACATCTTCACGCTCTTCTCATAAAGACTCCCCTCGATCCAGCAACAAGAAGTCCTCCAAGAG ATCTCCCTCATCACCGCGCACACCTAAACGATCCAGGAGGTCGCGTTCCAGGACGCCCAAGAAGTCAACTAAGAAGTCCCGCTCCAAATCAAGGTCTCCCCACCGGTCtcacaaaaagtcaaagaagaGCAAACACTGA